Proteins co-encoded in one Vibrio fortis genomic window:
- a CDS encoding OprD family porin, which yields MDKFFKVSALAAAMVGAIVASPVIASEANAVGDGYVEAVDNFIHDATFTGAAVVDTRYRGRANTDGDIETRLNYSSYNLMLNFNSGYHKDTVGLDLGGYFSGDIYNDSIEDADGNKLCNEISICQSGDWTDGSSNFKVTTAAIKLKLGEKTDAQVGFIQGGVGTIGNVWSFVPGTYRGFKVSTTFGNGMTLGYMGTDDHSAPWLINSEDATEPWYNQQFSYLHSIGLNGAAGDFTYGVGIGQALDVNYGNDDQDNFSYKIDTSYAINDSIKVGYNMYGVDDDEMYNGFAAHHGLSLNWSLTDKVSWLSQVQYTQLDADAAMGEFAPRTMARYGSNQGGFYWWDALSDWNMPGEIAWYNRLSYNTGTGWGFNLGFGYGTGADESLAGFSYESEYAINGDITYSVSSGALKGTLFKLHATQLERDPFAGKEDRDEQDLRFIVIAPFSFF from the coding sequence ATGGACAAATTTTTCAAAGTATCCGCGTTAGCGGCAGCAATGGTAGGTGCTATCGTAGCTTCTCCAGTGATTGCATCAGAGGCTAACGCAGTTGGTGATGGTTACGTAGAAGCGGTCGACAACTTTATTCATGATGCGACGTTTACTGGTGCTGCTGTCGTTGATACTAGATATAGAGGACGTGCTAATACTGATGGCGATATCGAGACACGTTTAAATTACTCATCATACAACCTCATGTTGAATTTCAATTCTGGTTACCATAAAGACACAGTAGGCCTTGATTTAGGTGGTTATTTCTCTGGTGATATTTATAACGACAGTATTGAAGATGCTGATGGTAATAAGCTATGTAACGAAATTTCAATCTGTCAGTCCGGTGATTGGACAGATGGAAGTAGTAACTTCAAAGTCACCACTGCTGCAATTAAACTAAAGCTTGGTGAGAAAACCGACGCTCAAGTAGGCTTTATTCAAGGCGGTGTTGGTACAATTGGTAATGTATGGAGCTTTGTACCTGGTACTTATCGTGGCTTTAAAGTCTCTACGACCTTTGGTAATGGAATGACACTCGGTTACATGGGTACAGACGATCACTCGGCACCATGGCTGATTAACTCGGAAGACGCAACTGAACCTTGGTACAACCAACAATTTAGTTACTTACATTCTATTGGTTTAAACGGTGCCGCGGGTGATTTTACGTACGGTGTAGGCATTGGGCAGGCATTGGATGTTAATTACGGTAACGATGACCAAGACAACTTTTCTTACAAAATTGACACTAGCTATGCCATAAATGACTCAATTAAAGTCGGATATAACATGTACGGTGTTGATGACGATGAGATGTATAATGGTTTTGCAGCTCACCATGGTTTATCTTTGAATTGGTCACTGACAGACAAGGTTTCTTGGTTGTCTCAAGTACAATATACTCAGCTTGACGCTGATGCGGCTATGGGTGAATTTGCACCGCGTACAATGGCTCGATATGGTTCCAACCAAGGTGGCTTCTACTGGTGGGACGCTCTATCTGATTGGAACATGCCTGGTGAAATAGCTTGGTATAACCGCTTATCTTACAATACAGGGACTGGTTGGGGCTTTAATTTAGGCTTTGGTTACGGCACTGGAGCTGATGAGAGTTTGGCTGGTTTCTCGTATGAGAGTGAATATGCAATCAACGGTGATATTACTTATTCCGTATCTAGCGGTGCTTTAAAAGGAACTCTTTTCAAATTACATGCGACGCAGTTAGAACGTGACCCATTTGCAGGTAAAGAAGACCGTGATGAGCAAGACTTACGTTTCATCGTAATCGCACCTTTCTCATTCTTCTAG